DNA sequence from the Streptomyces canus genome:
GGTGCAACCACCGCCCGCCAAGACTGCGGAGCAACTTGCTCACATCGGCGGCAGCCACCTGAAGGGTCCCGCGGTCATCGACGATCAGAGGGAGAGTCACTTCGCGGTTCACACCGGGGATGTTAGCCGCGCAAGCGTCACGCTCCGTGCCAAACCGTGGTGATGTTGCAGAACTCCCTGATTCCGTGCCCGGACAGCTCACGCCCGTATCCGGACCGCTTGACCCCGCCGAACGGGAACGCCGGATGCGAGGCGGTCATCCCGTTGACGTACACGCCGCCGGCCTCCAGATCCCGTACGAACCGGTCGACCTCGGCCTCGTCCCGCGTCCATACGTTGGAACTCAGCCCGAACGGCGAGTCGTTGGCGATCAGCACCGCCTCGTCGAGGCCGTCCGCCCGGTACAGCGTGGCCACCGGCCCGAACGTCTCCTCGCGGTGGATGCGCATCTCGCGGTCCACGTCGGCGATGACGGTCGGCGGGTAGTACCAGCCGGGCCCGTCCGGCCGCTGCCCGCCGCACAGCACGCTCGCCCCGCTGCGCCTGGCGTCGTCGACGAGTTCCTCCAGGTCGGCCCGGCCCTGCTCGCTGGACAGCGGCCCGACCTCGGTGTCCTCCTCCAGCGGGTCGCCGACCTTGAGGGCCTTCATGCCCTCGACGAACCGCTCGGCGAAACGGTCGTAGACGTCCGTGTGCACGATGAACCGCTTGGCGGCGATGCAGGACTGCCCGTTGTTCTGCACCCGCGCGGTCACCGCGATCTCGGCGGCCCGGTCGATGTCCGCGGACGGCATCACGATGTACGGGTCGCTGCCGCCGAGCTCCAGCACCGTCTTCTTCACCATGTTCCCGGCGGTGGACGCCACGGCCCGCCCGGCGGGCTCACTCCCCGTGAGCGTGGCCGCCTTGACGCGTTCGTCGCGCAGGATGTCGTCGATCGCGCCGGACCCGACGAGCAGGGTCTGGAAACAGCCCTCCGGGTAGCCCGCCTGATGGAAGAGGTCCTCCAGGAACAGCGCGGTCTGCGGCACGTTCGAGGCGTGCTTGAGCAGGCCGACGTTGCCCGCCATCAGGGCGGGCGCGGCGAAGCGGATCACCTGCCACAACGGGAAGTTCCACGGCATCACCGCGAGCACGGGCCCCAGTGGCCGGTAGCGGACCAGGGCGCGGGAGGCGCCGGAGTCCTTGACGTCGTACTCGGCGGGCTCCTCGTCGGCCAGCAGCGACTCCGCGTGCTCGGAGTACCAGCGCATCGCCTTGGCGCACTTGGCGGCCTCCGCGCGGGCCTGCTTGACCGGCTTGCCCATCTCGGTGGTCATGACCCGGGCGATGTCCTGCTGGATGTCGTCGAGGAGCCCGGCGGCCCGGTCCAGGAGACG
Encoded proteins:
- a CDS encoding NADP-dependent succinic semialdehyde dehydrogenase, which translates into the protein MPIATVNPANGETLKTYEAMGEEEIERRLQLAEATFRTYRTTSFDERARLLDRAAGLLDDIQQDIARVMTTEMGKPVKQARAEAAKCAKAMRWYSEHAESLLADEEPAEYDVKDSGASRALVRYRPLGPVLAVMPWNFPLWQVIRFAAPALMAGNVGLLKHASNVPQTALFLEDLFHQAGYPEGCFQTLLVGSGAIDDILRDERVKAATLTGSEPAGRAVASTAGNMVKKTVLELGGSDPYIVMPSADIDRAAEIAVTARVQNNGQSCIAAKRFIVHTDVYDRFAERFVEGMKALKVGDPLEEDTEVGPLSSEQGRADLEELVDDARRSGASVLCGGQRPDGPGWYYPPTVIADVDREMRIHREETFGPVATLYRADGLDEAVLIANDSPFGLSSNVWTRDEAEVDRFVRDLEAGGVYVNGMTASHPAFPFGGVKRSGYGRELSGHGIREFCNITTVWHGA